TCTTGGAGTGCCCCCTGCAAAAAATTGTATGCTAGCAACATTCATTTCAGTTGTAGTTCAATAGTTGGTGGTTTTGGAGTGCCGATATTTCCTGTAGCCACTGGGCCGCAATGCTAAAAATGGACATTATCTTTGGTGTGCAAACTTGAGAACTTGGATACTGCTGTTAGATTAGGAATGTGGGCAAACAAATCTATGTACATTGTTAAAAGTTAAGTACATACCATGCTCGAATGTTGCTGTATTTTCACCAAACTAAAAGCAAAGCTTCAACTGACTAAGTAATACCCATCTGATTTCTCGACCATTTCCCTTTTTTAGGGAAATTTCTAGGCCATTTCCTAATCTGGGCCCTGCTGAGGCTTGAGATGAAACAGGCCTGGGTTGGTCCTAGATTGACAAGGTTATGAATGGACTATACCAGGGCTGAGTTCAATTGCTAGGCTGTATGCATCCTTGGGTGCAAAAGGCCAGAACTTTATCCTttttctaaaacaaaaattgcattgAGCTTAGGCTGGAGTGAACTTAGACCCAGAGTCGGACTTTGGCAAAGCTTAAGTTAGGATAATCTAGCTATAATATCAACAATGAAATACTTGTTATGTCCTTTCTCTTGATAACCATAGTTTTAACATATTTTCCTTCCTCACCTGTGTTACCCGGATACCCGTGTCCAAATttatttgccgaatcggacaccccgaatccgagtcggattccgacacccgtgtcggattccgagttgtatttcgcgtgtccaaattttctttgccgaatcaGACACCCGAGTCCGAGTtggattccgacacccgtgtccgtgtccaggtaacacttcCTCAGCCCTTCCTCCACCTCAaacaaaagaaggaaaaaaaaccgGGGTCTTTAATTCGTAGGTAGTCTTGTCATACAAATTCGTTTTCAGGGACCTATAGTATGCAACCTTCTCCACTGCACGTTTTTTTGCAGAACAGTAGCTCATCGCATTATTGAATAACATATAATTGTTGTCTATATTATAGAGTTCTTTTTGGTGATCAGCAGCACAAACTATCCTTTTTTTTGGCACACTGGGGGATAGGCATCCCTTTCTTTCTCGCTTTGATAGCAGATACATTTAgaagtatctttttttttttcatataatgaGCATGGCATATTACACTTCATTACCTTACTAAATGATTCCTGGTACAAATATATTGGATCTTTATGGAATTATGGTCTATGGATGCCCAAACTTTCAAGTTGATTATGCAGTTCTTTTCTGAAGAATTTCACGTCAAAATTTATATTACTGATCATACTTCAAAATGGAACATTGAAAATTTCGTTCAATTCAATACAGTGTGGATCCTGAATTAATTTAGAATGTTAAGAGGAAGGTAagcttttttttatctaaaaccAAGGATATTCTCCTAGTTTAGTTTAGCTAATCCTTCTTTTTGGACATGTAGGTATATCCTGTTCTTCTACTTATTTGCTGATTGCATGTGTATATGCTTGTGGGCAACAGAAATTTGATATTTGCATAGATGCTATTTCTTTTTAAAGTCACTCTATTTGAAATTTGTGACTGTTCCAGTAAAGTCAAGTATTCCTTATGGCTCCATCCTGCATTTCTCTTTGACATCGTCAAGCCTTTTTCCCCCTTATTAAATTTGGTTTAATTTTGCATATGACAAACTGATAAATTGCTTTTTTTGGCCAGCTACCTTGTCGCAGCGGTTATTTTGCAAGGTCTGTGGAGCCTTTCGCTAGCCATTGTGGATATATATGCACTGATGGTTAAGCGTTGTTTACGGAACCGTCGAGCTGTTTGTCTGTTTGCACTTGGAGATGGGGTAAGTCAATACATGTTGTTCCTTGTGATGCTTATAAATCCATTAGGTCAATGTCCCATAATATTTTGTAAGGTTTACAGATAAACGTTGTTGAGAAATTTCTCTAGTCTCCTCGGCAGTGAACTTGCCCATGATAAATAAATGCTTACCATATAACTTGGACTGTTCTGACATCCTTTCAAGAATATAGGGGGTGTGCTGATGTAGAAATATTTATTGTGTAGCACAAGTGAAactaatctattatattattatttgaggagAAAATGAGCCACCACGTTCGCTCTCAAGGTCatgaaattaccacattaattgGAAAAAAGAAATGGATCTAGATTgctcattgttatgaacatctaacggtctaaattaaaccaaaaagcccatatcaaatatgattaataaatagctaaattcggaaaCCAAAATGTTCATATCAAATGcgattaataaatacctaaattggGAATTAAATATTATGGAAAAGTAGCAGTtcgaaacaaaatatctaaataaagagtccaaataaaataaaattaataataattacaattggggttagaatagaaaaaataaggatccatatcaaatagtcttataaaaaaatcaaattattataaaaacaaatatctaaataaagagtccatgtaaaatacaattaatcaataactaaaattcaaaataaaaaataatgattttaaaaaaatcttagtaagataatatattaagaagcACAGTGTAGCTTAAGGTCGTCACATCAAGCAGACATCAGCAAAGGCACAACACGCAGGCACGACAAactattctgattttggttgaGTTGCCTACGCCTGATGTACAATTTTGACAGTTGATCAAAACGTATATGAATCGAACCAATACGTGAATATAATTCAGGTGCAAGTTTGTAGTATAATAATTTTCTTTcccactaacataatttttatgcttctaattttatgcgttttgtaactaaataacaCTAACCTAATATaaaactaaagagactaatttttaatcagaGATTatctgataaaatattacagtgaGACTAGTCATGCTATTAACGTGGGTCACCTTGCTAGTTTTTTAGAAGAAGGAATGTGTCTGCATAAGTTATGCACTCAACCATACATGATTACAAAGTCCAGCCATGGCTGTGAAGAATGGACCAACAAATAGCCCGAAATTTTAAAAGTAAATAGGTGACAATCAAACTTAAGTACAAAACCTATTAGTAGACATCCACCTATGCTTGGCGAAACAAGTGAAACAAATAAGTAGTTAGATTATGTAGTTGAATGAAATCGCCCTCCTGATTCCTGAATTGTAGATTTGCATTGGAGAGTTAGGAGTGCATGTCTTTTGACATCCTGTATTCTGATTCAGTGACTATTGTTTCTTTGATGGCAGATCACAGCCATAATAACTTTCGCTGCAGCATGTGCCTCGGCAGGAATCACCGTCCTGATCAATAATGATCTGAACATATGCTCAGAAAACCACTGTGCTGCTTTTGAGTCATCAACAGCAATGGCGTTCATGTGTTGGTTTGCTATTGCGCCCTCCTTTCTCCTGAACTTCTATTCGGTCGCCTCTAGCTGAAAAGAAAGAGGATAGAAGCTGAAAAGAAAGAGGGTAGAGCTTGATTTTGGAGAACTTTGTGCATCCAATTGTGGTTTTAGCGACAATCAGATATAGAGTGGCACAGCTAATAGTATTAGAATTGGAAGCTGATGAACGCCTATGAGACAACTCTGTAAAAAAGCATAGGGAGTGGCTTGTTTGGCAAAGGCATTGTTGCTGTGAAACTTTGCAGTTCTATCGAGTAAGGCAAGTATCCTGTAAAATGCTTGGAACTGTTAAGTTTCTGTGTGTCCTGACTCCTGAAGCATACATATTGCATATAGAGAGCTAATGGTGTTGAGGTATTCGTACCAATCCATTGTCAAGGTTCACTTTAAAATTCTGCGGCTGTTGCCATGATCTTAGTGAAGAAGCATTGAAATTCTTTTGAGAGAACCATTGAAATTGTCGAGGACTTTTCATCGACTGTTGAAATACTTGAGCAATGCTCAGTTGGCCATCCACGAGACCATGACCACTGACCACGAGTTGAAAAATGATGAGCATCTCATCGCGCACCCATGCCCGCGCTCTACCGCTCCTGGTAGAGCAGTAGTATAGCCTTCTCGCTTTACCTTCTATTCATTTCACCTTCTTGTTTGTCCTGAGGATGTCCACATGTACAGGAGCCAAAAgccatgtcatcatccagatgTCATTTGTCACTTGTCACGAGCCGGGGATGCACTCCTAGCCAGGAAAACACGTCAGAATCGTCCGACAAGAGAGGATACTGCCGCGCTTGCACGGTCGCCGTCAGGGCATCTCCTGTGGAAACGTCGTTTTTTTTTTGTACCCTTGTACGTGCCTTTTACAGCGAAAATGATCCCGGTCGCACCGCACGCTTTCAGCTCCGGGGCGAAAACGACACGCATACATGTGCATTTTACCACAGCAAACAGTGGCGGACATTGGTGTATAGGTATGCAATTGCATacccattttttttaaaaaaaatcgactATACGTagtatatattagatatacgTGTAGTACATAGTTAACTGGATCTAAAACTCACAACATTAGCTTTCTATCAAGCGTTCATTATCCGTCCATCCTCACTTCCGCGTTACCCTTCGCTAGCTCGCTCCCTCGCAATCTTGCATACCCAGCCTAAAAATCCTAAGTCCACCACTAACAACAAACATTGTATTTGCATTGAAGTTGAGTTCAAAATTTTACACACAAATTCCCTTGTAGGATGTACAATGTATTGCTTGGTAAATGGAAAGGCAAGTGAAACCTTTGCAACCGACACATCCATGCTCCCTAACATACTAACACGCTTTTATTTATGTTCATGTGAGATTGCTACCAAGATCTACTCACAGCTCAAGCCATTTGGTCGCGAGTCATTTTTGTTCAAGTGAAATTGCCATCAAGA
The nucleotide sequence above comes from Phragmites australis chromosome 4, lpPhrAust1.1, whole genome shotgun sequence. Encoded proteins:
- the LOC133916709 gene encoding CASP-like protein 5A1; this translates as MLASRPVVHPLEVAPPADPVEQPNGVLMKDLPGMPGTPGGLGLRVVQLLFAAISLAVMSSTNDFASVSAFCYLVAAVILQGLWSLSLAIVDIYALMVKRCLRNRRAVCLFALGDGITAIITFAAACASAGITVLINNDLNICSENHCAAFESSTAMAFMCWFAIAPSFLLNFYSVASS